A genomic window from Bubalus bubalis isolate 160015118507 breed Murrah chromosome X, NDDB_SH_1, whole genome shotgun sequence includes:
- the MED12 gene encoding mediator of RNA polymerase II transcription subunit 12 isoform X3, whose product MAAFGILSYEHRPLKRPRLGPPDVYPQDPKQKEDELTALNVKQGFNNQPAVSGDEHGTAKNVNFNPAKISSNFNSIITEKLRCNTLPDIGRRKPQVNQKDNFWLVTARSQSAINTWFTDLAGTKPLTQLAKKVPIFSKKEEVFGYLAKYTVPVMRAAWLIKMTCAYYAAISETKVKKRHIDPFTEWTQIITKCLWEQLQKMAEYYRPGPAGSGGCGSTIGPLPHDVEMAIRQWDYNEKLAMFMFQDGMLDRHEFLTWVLECFEKIRPGEDELLKLLLPLLLRYSGEFVQSAYLSRRLAYFCTRRLALQLDGVSSHSSHVMSAQSTSTLPTTPAPQPPSSSTPSTPFSDLLMCPQHRPLVFGLSCILQTILLCCPSALVWHYSLTDSRIKTGSPLDHLPIAPSNLPMPEGNSAFTQQVRAKLREIEQQIKERGQAVEVRWSFDKCQEATAGFTIGRVLHTLEVLDSHSFERSDFSNSLDSLCNRIFGLGPSKDGHEISSDDDAVVSLLCEWAVSCKRSGRHRAMVVAKLLEKRQAEIEAERCGESEAADEKGSIASGSLSAPSAPIFQDVLLQFLDTQAPMLTDPRSESERVEFFNLVLLFCELIRHDVFSHNMYTCTLISRGDLAFGAPGPRPPSPFDDPADDPERKEAEGSSSSKLEDPGLSESMDIDPSSSVLFEDMEKPDFSLFSPTMPCEGKGSPSPEKPDVEKEVKPPPKEKLEGTLGVLYDQPRHVQYATHFPIPQEESCSHECNQRLVVLFGVGKQRDDARHAIKKITKDILKVLNRKGTAETGGEDGQKRRRNRPEAFPTAEDIFAKFQHLSHYDQHQVTAQVSRNVLEQITSFALGMSYHLPLVQHVQFIFDLMEYSLSISGLIDFAIQLLNELSVVEAELLLKSSDLVGSYTTSLCLCIVAVLRHYHACLILNQDQMAQVFEGLCGVVKHGMNRSDGSSAERCILAYLYDLYTSCSHLKSKFGELFSDFCSKVKNTIYCNVEPSESNMRWAPEFMIDTLENPAAHTFTYTGLGKSLSENPANRYSFVCNALMHVCVGHHDSDRVNDIAILCAELTGYCKSLSAEWLGVLKALCCSSNNGTCGFNDLLCNVDVSDLSFHDSLATFVAILIARQCLLLEDLIRCAAIPSLLNAACSEQDSEPGARLTCRILLHLFKTPQLNPCQSDGNKPTVGIRSSCDRHLLAASQNRIVDGAVFAVLKAVFVLGDAELKGSGFTVTGGTEELPEEEGGGGSGSRRQGGRNISVETASLDVYAKYVLRSICQQEWVGERCLKSLCEDSNDLQDPVLSSAQAQRLMQLICYPHRLLDNEDGENPQRQRIKRILQNLDQWTMRQSSLELQLMIKQTPNNEMNSLLENIAKATIEVFQQSAETGSSSGNAASNMPSSSKTKPVLSSLERSGVWLVAPLIAKLPTSVQGHVLKAAGEELENGQHLDSSSRKERDRQKQKSMSLLSQQPFLSLVLTCLKGQDEQREGLLTSLYSQVHQIVTNWRDDQYLDDCKPKQLMHEALKLRLNLVGGMFDTVQRSTQQTTEWAVLLLEIIISGTVDMQSNNELFTTVLDMLSVLINGTLAADMSSISQGSMEENKRAYMNLVKKLRKELAERQSDSLEKVYQLLPLPKPTRDVITCEPQGSLIDTKGNKIAGFDSIFKKEILFPLLQAFKVCVVFSKFQQLTISHFLEQGLQVSTKQKISPWDLFEGLKPSAPLSWGWFGTVRVDRRVARGEEQQRLLLYHTHLRPRPRAYYLEPLPLPPEDEEPPAPTLLEPEKKAPEPPKTDKPGAAPPSTEERKKKSTKGKKRSQPAAKTEDYGMGPGRSGPYGVTVPPDLLHHANPSSISHLSYRQSSIGLYTQNQPLPAGGPRVDPYRPVRLPMQKLPTRPPYPGVLPTTMTGVMGLEPASYKTSVYRQQQPAVPQGQRLRQQLQAKISQGMLGQSSVHQMTPSSSYGLQTSQGYTPYVSHVGLQQHTGPAGTMVPPSYSSQPYQSTHPSTNPTLVDPTRHLQQRPSGYVHQQAPTYGHGLTSTQRFSHQTLQQTPMIGTMTPLGPQGVQAGIRSASILPEQQQQQQQQQQQQQQQQQQQQQQQQQQQYHIRQQQQQQQILRVRPWDFIWDLGDLGGGGGEESKERHRLFWVVLLLYRVK is encoded by the exons ATGGCGGCCTTTGGGATCTTGAGCTACGAACACCGGCCCCTGAAGCGGCCGCGGCTGGGGCCTCCTGATGTGTACCCTCAAGATCCCAAACAGAAGGAG GATGAATTAACGGCCTTGAATGTAAAACAAGGTTTCAATAACCAGCCTGCTGTCTCTGGGGATGAACATGGCACTGCCAAGAATGTCAACTTTAATCCTGCCAAG ATCAGTTCCAACTTCAACAGCATCATTACAGAGAAGTTACGTTGTAACACCCTCCCTGACATTGGTCGAAGGAAGCCCCAAGTGAACCAGAAGGACAACTTCTGGCTGGTGACTGCACGATCCCAGAGTGCCATTAACACTTGGTTTACTGATCTGGCTGGTACCAAGCCACTCACACAACTAGCCAAAAAG GTCCCCATTTTCAGTAAGAAGGAAGAAGTGTTTGGGTATTTAGCCAAATACACAGTGCCTGTGATGCGGGCCGCCTGGCTCATTAAGATGACCTGTGCCTACTATGCAGCAATCTCAGAGACCAAGGTTAAGAAGAGACATATTGACCCCTTCACAG AATGGACTCAGATCATCACCAAGTGCTTATGGGAGCAGCTTCAAAAGATGGCTGAATACTACCGGCCAGGGCCTGCTGGAAGTGGGGGCTGTGGCTCCACGATAGGGCCCTTGCCCCATGATGTTGAGATGGCAATCCGGCAGTGGGACTACAACGAGAAGCTGGCCATGTTCATGTTTCAG GACGGAATGCTGGACAGACATGAGTTTCTGACCTGGGTACTTGAGTGTTTTGAGAAAATCCGCCCTGGAGAGGATGAATTGCTTAAactgctgctgcctctgctgcttCGA TACTCTGGAGAGTTTGTTCAGTCTGCGTACCTCTCCCGCCGCCTCGCCTACTTCTGTACACGGAGACTGGCCCTGCAGCTGGATGGTGTGAGCAGTCACTCATCTCATGTGATGTCTGCTCAGTCGACAAGCACACTGCCCACCACCCCTGCTCCTCAGCCCCCAAGTAGCAGCACACCCTCTACACCCTTTAGTGACCTGCTTATGTGCCCTCAGCACCGGCCCCTAGTTTTTGGCCTCAGCTGTATCCTTCAG ACCATCCTGCTGTGTTGTCCTAGTGCCCTGGTTTGGCACTATTCACTGACTGATAGTCGAATCAAGACTGGCTCACCACTTGACCACCTGCCTATTGCCCCCTCCAACCTGCCCATGCCAGAGGGCAACAGTGCCTTCACTCAGCAG GTCCGTGCAAAGTTGCGGGAGATCGAGCAACAGATCAAGGAACGAGGACAGGCCGTTGAGGTTCGCTGGTCTTTTGATAAGTGCCAGGAAGCTACTGCAG GCTTCACCATTGGACGAGTACTCCATACTTTGGAAGTGTTGGACAGCCATAGTTTTGAACGCTCTGACTTCAGCAACTCTCTTGATTCCCTCTGTAATCGAATCTTTGGATTGGGGCCTAGCAAGGATGGGCACGAG ATCTCCTCAGATGATGATGCAGTGGTATCATTACTGTGTGAATGGGCTGTCAGCTGCAAGCGTTCTGGTCGGCATCGTGCGATGGTGGTAGCCAAgctgctggagaagagacaggcagAGATTGAGGCTGAG CGTTGTGGAGAATCGGAAGCTGCAGATGAGAAGGGTTCCATTGCCTCTGGCTCCCTTTCTGCTCCCAGTGCTCCCATTTTCCAAGATGTCCTCTTACAGTTTCTGGATACACAGGCTCCCATGCTGA cGGACCCCCGAAGTGAGAGTGAACGAGTGGAATTCTTTAACTTGGTACTGCTGTTCTGTGAACTGATTCGACATGATGTTTTCTCCCACAACATGTACACTTGCACCCTCATCTCCCGAGGGGACCTTGCCTTCGGAGCCCCTGGTCCCCGGCCTCCCTCTCCCTTTGATGACCCAGCTGATGACCCAGAGCGCAAGGAGGCtgagggcagcagcagcagcaagctggag GATCCAGGGCTCTCAGAGTCTATGGACATTGACCCTAGCTCCAGTGTGCTCTTTGAGGACATGGAAAAGCCTGATTTCTCA TTGTTCTCCCCTACTATGCCCTGTGAGGGGAAGGGCAGTCCATCCCCTGAGAAACCAGATGTTGAGAAGGAGGTGAAGCCCCCACCCAAGGAGAAGCTAGAAGGAACCCTTGGGGTTCTTTATGACCAGCCACGGCATGTGCAGTATGCCACACACTTTCCCATCCCCCAG GAGGAGTCATGCAGCCATGAGTGCAACCAGCGGTTGGTCGTACTGTTTGGGGTGGGAAAGCAGCGAGATGATGCCCGCCATGCCATCAAGAAAATTACCAAGGATATCCTGAAGGTTCTGAACCGCAAGGGGACAGCAGAAACTG GTGGGGAGGATGGACAGAAGCGGCGACGAAACCGACCTGAAGCTTTTCCCACTGCCGAGGATATCTTTGCTAAGTTCCAGCACCTTTCACATTATGACCAACACCAGGTCACGGCTCAG GTCTCCCGGAATGTTCTGGAGCAGATCACGAGCTTTGCCCTTGGCATGTCATACCACTTGCCTCTGGTGCAGCATGTGCAGTTTATCTTCGACCTCATGGAATATTCACTCAGCATCAGTGGCCTCATCGACTTTGCCATTCAG CTGCTGAATGAACTGAGTGTAGTCGAGGCCGAACTGCTTCTCAAATCCTCAGATCTGGTGGGCAGCTACACCACCAGCCTGTGCCTGTGCATCGTGGCTGTCCTGCGCCACTATCACGCCTGCCTCATCCTCAACCAGGACCAGATGGCACAGGTCTTTGAGGG GCTGTGTGGCGTAGTTAAGCATGGGATGAACCGATCCGATGGTTCCTCTGCAGAACGCTGTATCCTTGCATATCTCTATGATCTGTACACCTCCTGTAGCCATTTAAAGAGCAAATTTGGGGAACTCTTCAG CGACTTCTGCTCCAAGGTAAAGAATACCATCTACTGCAACGTGGAGCCGTCAGAGTCCAACATGCGCTGGGCACCCGAGTTCATGATCGACACTTTAGAGAACCCCGCCGCTCACACCTTCACCTACACAGGGCTAGGCAAGAGTCTTAGTGAGAACCCTGCTAACCGCTACAGCTTTGTCTGCAATGCCCTTATGCACGTCTGTGTGGGGCACCATGATTCGGATAG GGTGAATGACATCGCCATCCTGTGTGCAGAGCTGACCGGCTATTGCAAGTCACTGAGTGCAGAGTGGCTGGGAGTGCTTAAGGCCTTGTGCTGCTCCTCTAACAATGGCACTTGTGGTTTCAACGACCTCCTCTGCAATGTAGAT GTCAGTGACCTGTCTTTTCACGACTCCCTGGCCACTTTTGTTGCCATCCTCATCGCTCGGCAGTGTTTGCTCCTGGAGGATCTGATTCGCTGTGCGGCCATCCCTTCACTCCTTAATGCTG CTTGCAGTGAACAGGACTCTGAGCCAGGGGCCCGGCTTACCTGCCGCATCCTCCTCCACCTTTTCAAGACACCTCAACTCAATCCTTGCCAATCGGATGGAA ACAAGCCTACTGTAGGAATCCGCTCCTCCTGTGACCGCCACCTGCTGGCTGCCTCCCAGAACCGCATCGTGGATGGAGCTGTGTTTGCTGTTCTCAAGGCTGTGTTTGTACTTG GGGATGCGGAACTGAAGGGTTCGGGCTTCACTGTGACAGGAGGAACAGAAGAACTtccagaggaggagggaggaggtggcaGTGGCAGTCGGAGGCAGGGTGGCCGCAACATCTCTGTGGAGACAGCCAGTCTGGATGTCTATGCCAAGTACGTGCTACGCAGCATCTGCCAGCAG GAATGGGTAGGAGAACGTTGCCTTAAATCGCTGTGTGAGGACAGCAATGACCTGCAAGACCCAGTGTTGAGCAGTGCCCAGGCCCAGCGCCTCATGCAGCTTATCTGCTACCCACATCGGCTGCTGGACAATGAGGATGGGGAAAACCCGCAGCGGCAACGCATTAAGCGTATTCTCCAG AACTTGGACCAGTGGACCATGCGCCAGTCTTCGTTGGAACTGCAGCTCATGATCAAGCAGACCCCTAACAAT GAGATGAACTCCCTCTTAGAGAACATCGCCAAGGCCACAATCGAGGTTTTCCAACAGTCTGCAGAGACAGGGTCATCTTCTGGAAATGCTGCAAGCAACATGCCCAGCAGCAGCAAGACCAAGCCTGTGCTCAG CTCCCTAGAACGCTCGGGTGTATGGCTGGTGGCTCCTCTCATTGCCAAACTGCCCACCTCAGTCCAGGGGCATGTGTTAAAGGCTGCTGGGGAAGAATTGGAGAACGGCCAGCACCTGGACTCCTCTTCCCGCAAAGAACGTGATCGACAAAAGCAAAAGAG CATGTCTCTGTTGAGCCAGCAGCCCTTCTTATCCCTGGTGCTGACATGTCTGAAGGGGCAGGATGAGCAGCGTGAGGGACTCCTTACCTCGCTCTACAGCCAGGTCCACCAG ATTGTGACTAATTGGAGAGATGACCAGTATTTAGACGATTGCAAACCAAAGCAGCTAATGCATGAGGCACTCAAACTGCGGCTCAACCTG GTGGGGGGCATGTTTGACACAGTGCAGCGCAGCACCCAGCAGACCACGGAGTGGGCTGTGCTCCTCCTGGAGATCATCATCAGCGGCACTGTCGACATGCAGTCCAACAA CGAGCTCTTCACCACTGTCCTGGACATGCTAAGCGTGCTCATCAATGGGACCCTAGCTGCAGACATGTCCAGCATCTCCCAGGGCAGCATGGAGGAAAACAAACGTGCCTACATGAACCTGGTGAAGAAGCTGCGG AAAGAGTTGGCGGAACGCCAGTCGGATAGTCTGGAAAAAGTTTACCAGCTGCTGCCACTGCCCAAGCCGACTCGAGATGTGATCACGTGTGAGCCGCAGGGCTCCCTTATTGACACCAAGGGGAACAAGATTGCTGGCTTCGACTCCATCTTCAAGAAGGAG ATACTTTTCCCTCTCCTGCAAGCCTTCAAGGTCTGTgttgtattttccaagtttcagCAGCTCactatttctcattttctggaGCAGGGTCTTCAGGTTTCCACCAAACAAAAGATCTCTCCCTGGGATCTTTTTGAGGGCTTGAAGCCATCAGCGCCACTGTCTTGGGGCTGGTTTGGAACAGTCCGGGTGGACCGGCGCGTGGCCCGTGGAGAGGAGCAGCAGCGGCTGCTGCTGTACCACACACACCTGAGGCCCCGGCCCCGCGCCTACTACCTGGAGCCACTGCCACTGCCTCCAGAAGACGAGgaaccccctgcccccaccctgctaGAGCCTGAAAAAAAGGCTCCAGAGCCCCCCAAAACTGACAAACCTGGAGCTGCTCCACCCAGCACTGAGGAACGCAAGAAGAAGTCCACCAAGGGCAAGAAGCGCAGCCAGCCTGCCGCCAAGACGGAA GACTATGGAATGGGCCCAGGCCGAAGTGGCCCCTACGGAGTGACAGTGCCTCCAGACCTCCTGCACCATGCCAACCCTAGCTCCATCTCCCACCTTAGCTACAGGCAGAGCTCCATAGGCCTCTACACCCAGAACCAGCCACTGCCAGCAG GTGGCCCCCGTGTGGATCCATACCGCCCTGTGCGGTTACCGATGCAGAAGCTGCCTACCCGCCCACCTTACCCTGGAGTGCTGCCCACGACCATGACTGGTGTCATGGGACTGGAACCTGCCTCCTACAAGACGTCTGTGTACCGACAGCAGCAGCCTGCAGTGCCCCAAGGACAGCGCCTTCGCCAACAGCTCCAGGCAAAGATA AGTCAAGGGATGTTGGGACAGTCATCTGTCCATCAGATGACTCCCAGTTCTTCGTACGGTTTGCAGACCTCCCAG ggCTATACTCCTTATGTTTCTCATGTGGGATTGCAGCAACACACAGGCCCTGCAGGTACCATGGTGCCCCCCAGCTACTCCAGCCAGCCTTACCAGAGCACCCACCCTTCTACCAATCCTACTCTTGTAGATCCTACTCGCCACCTGCAGCAGCGGCCCAGTGGCTATGTGCACCAGCAGGCCCCAACCTACGGACATGGGCTGACCTCCACTCAAAG GTTTTCCCACCAGACACTGCAGCAAACACCCATGATAGGCACCATGAccccactgggcccccagggtgTCCAGGCCGGCATCCGGTCGGCTTCCATCCtgcctgagcagcagcagcagcagcagcagcagcagcagcaacagcagcaacagcagcagcagcagcagcagcagcagcagcagcaacagtaccATAtccggcagcagcagcagcagcagcagatcctgCGGGTAAGGCCCTGGGATTTCATCTGGGACCTGGGAGacctaggaggaggaggaggggaagagagcaAGGAGAGGCACAGGCTCTTCTGGGTGGTTctcctattatatagagtgaagtaa